In Aspergillus flavus chromosome 3, complete sequence, one genomic interval encodes:
- a CDS encoding pyridoxamine phosphate oxidase family protein (unnamed protein product) yields MVQYYESISDDIRDWALRQSVFFVASAPLRGRHVNLSPKGLPDASFAILGPNEAAYVDATGSGNETISHIRENGRITVMFCSFDKTPRILRLFCTGSVIEWNEPEFPQYLECMGGKNVTGARAIIRMDVFKVQTSCGYGVPQLALTHDPETDEVKPYLKDRETMGYWAGKKVSAGQMRAYQQECNSSSLDGLPGLHSALRDNHKSVWRAQLAGWMNRHRDELEMTKTSILLLFVGMAILQWAGYI; encoded by the exons ATGGTCCAATACTATGAATCCATCTCAGATGATATTCGCGACTGGGCTTTACGCCAGAGCGTCTTCTTCGTGGCTTCGGCGCCTCTGCGTGGTCGCCACGTGAACCTGTCCCCGAAAGGCCTCCCAGACGCTTCTTTCGCAATTTTGGGCCCTAATGAAGCAGCTTACGTGGATGCGACGGGTTCTGGCAACGAGACGATTAGCCATATACGAGAAAATGGTCGTATTACTGTGATGTTCTGCTCTTTTGACAAGACACCGCGCATTCTGCGACTTTTCTGCACCGGCTCCGTTATTGAATGGAACGAGCCCGAGTTTCCTCAATACTTGGAGTGCATGGGAGGCAAAAATGTCACAGGCGCTCGTGCCATTATCCGTATGGATGTTTTTAAG GTCCAAACCTCGTGTGGGTACGGGGTGCCACAGCTAGCTTTGACTCATGACCCTGAGACCGACGAAGTGAAACCATATCTCAAAGACCGCGAGACTATGGGCTATTGGGCCGGTAAAAAGGTGAGTGCGGGTCAGATGCGCGCGTATCAGCAAGAGTGCAACTCTAGTAGTCTAGATGGGCTTCCGGGTCTTCATTCCGCATTGAGAGATAACCACAAGAGTGTATGGCGGGCACAGTTGGCCGGTTGGATGAACCGTCATCGAGATGAGTtggagatgacgaagacTTCAATCTTGCTTTTGTTTGTGGGTATGGCGATCCTGCAATGggctggatatatatag
- a CDS encoding uncharacterized protein (expressed protein) codes for MACYSVIMSRLCCAICVEMGVPSFEFDFPPGIDMMAEIREGPAPAERMEAELCGRLYGVQNELDVPARGTEQDEEHT; via the coding sequence ATGGCTTGTTACAGTGTCATTATGAGCAGGCTGTGCTGTGCAATATGCGTGGAGATGGGGGTTCCGTCATTCGAATTCGACTTCCCGCCGGGGATAGATATGATGGCGGAGATTAGGGAAGGTCCTGCGCCGGCTGAACGAATGGAGGCAGAGCTGTGTGGGCGGTTGTACGGCGTCCAAAACGAGTTGGATGTTCCAGCCAGAGGCACAGAACAGGATGAAGAACATACATGA
- a CDS encoding uncharacterized protein (of unknown function-domain containing protein) translates to MTSRPVRIAGASGSASDRRHAITEFARNYPQDPVDVIIADFMSEANMVTGAARRIDQDKAQGGAGNSMSAMPASAPGYEPAFLLALEPALEDLAKHGIKVAVNAGNADTEGLYKVVTQMVKAKGLNLKVAWVSGDEVLPTVKTALSTGKSTFKNVYTGETLSDWNFEPIYAQCYLGGLGIAAALSQGADIVLCGRVSDASPVIGAAYWYHGWNRSDLDQLANAFVAGHLIECSNYVCGGNFTGFKTLEKVGSNGWRNIGYPIAEISADGKVVITMQSSAPGGAVTVDTCSSQLLYEIQGPWYYNSDVTAVLTDIHFEQVGSNRVALHGVRSAPPPPTTKVGITARGGFQAEASWFLVGLDIEAKARMLEEQIRHLLAPYSSNYTALEFTTLGSAPDDPRDQNSATVTFRIVAQARNAEDLAPNNFLRHIFDNIMQGYPGATFHLDARQGFPKPIYEYYVSLLPQADVKHRVHLPWKNQVLDIPPPPTTQEFPPRQPSQAITEPPANRDLDFGPTTRGPLGWIVHARSGDKGPDANCGFWVRHSDEYLWLRSLLSIPKAQELLGEEYRSNPKLQIERFELPNLRGVHFLFRNLLDRGVGATTTVDFLGKNVAEYLRAKWVDLPVKFLNRGKL, encoded by the exons ATGACTTCTCGTCCAGTTCGCATTGCAG GTGCTTCCGGCTCTGCGTCCGACCGTCGACATGCAATCACCGAGTTCGCTCGTAACTACCCTCAAGACCCCGTCGAcgtcatcatcgccgacTTCATGAGCGAGGCCAACATGGTCACGGGGGCAGCACGACGGATAGATCAAGATAAAGCCCAGGGGGGAGCTGGTAATAGCATGTCGGCGATGCCGGCGAGCGCACCGGGGTATGAGCCTGCATTTCTTTTAGCTCTGGAGCCGGCCCTGGAGGATTTGGCCAAGCATGGTATCAAAGTGGCGGTCAACGCGGGAAATGCAGATACGGAAGGGCTTTATAAAGTGGTAACACAAATGGTCAAGGCCAAGGGCTTAAATCTGAAG GTGGCTTGGGTCTCCGGCGACGAGGTACTTCCAACAGTGAAAACAGCTTTATCTACGGGTAAATCAACATTCAAAAACGTCTATACAGGCGAGACTCTTTCCGACTGGAATTTCGAGCCAATTTATGCCCAGTGCTACCTAGGAGGCCTGGGGATTGCCGCAGCCTTGTCTCAAGGGGCTGATATTGTTCTGTGCGGACGAGTGTCAGATGCATCCCCTGTTATTGGAGCTGCGTACTGGTATCATGGGTGGAACCGCAGTGATCTCGATCAGTTGGCTAATGCATTCGTTGCTGGACATCTCATAGAATGTAGCAACTATGTATGTGGAGGCAATTTCACGGGTTTCAAGACGCTGGAGAAAGTCGGCAGTAATGGCTGGCGTAATATCGGTTATCCCATTGCAGAAATTTCAGCGGATGGAAAGGTGGTTATCACAATGCAATCGTCTGCTCCCGGCGGCGCTGTTACCGTCGACACCTGTTCCTCCCAACTTCTATACGAAATCCAGGGCCCTTGGTACTACAACTCCGATGTTACCGCTGTGCTAACGGACATCCACTTCGAACAAGTCGGTAGCAACCGCGTGGCCCTGCACGGCGTCCGGTCtgcaccacctccaccaacGACCAAGGTCGGCATCACAGCCCGTGGCGGTTTTCAAGCAGAGGCTTCATGGTTTCTGGTGGGATTAGATATTGAGGCGAAGGCACGAATGCTGGAGGAGCAGATTCGCCACCTACTCGCCCCATATTCATCCAACTACACAGCTCTCGAGTTCACCACACTGGGTTCAGCGCCAGATGACCCTCGAGACCAAAATAGCGCCACCGTCACCTTTCGAATTGTTGCCCAAGCTCGTAACGCAGAAGATCTAGCCCCAAATAACTTTCTCCGCCATATCTTCGACAATATCATGCAAGGCTATCCCGGCGCAACTTTCCACCTCGACGCACGACAGGGCTTCCCAAAGCCCATATATGAGTATTATGTTAGTCTTCTGCCCCAAGCAGATGTGAAGCATCGTGTCCATCTCCCATGGAAGAATCAAGTGCTGGACATCCCTCCACCGCCCACGACTCAAGAGTTCCCGCCTCGTCAACCCTCACAGGCGATTACGGAGCCCCCTGCCAACCGCGACCTAGATTTCGGGCCAACAACCCGAGGCCCCCTAGGATGGATTGTCCATGCCCGATCGGGCGACAAGGGACCCGATGCGAACTGCGGATTCTGGGTTCGCCATAGCGATGAATACCTTTGGTTACGTTCGCTGCTCTCCATTCCAAAGGCGCAGGAGCTTCTAGGAGAGGAATACCGGTCCAACCCCAAGCTACAGATCGAGCGATTCGAGCTTCCAAACCTCCGTGGTGTACACTTCTTGTTCCGAAACCTCCTCGACCGGGGCGTTGGCGCGACAACTACAGTCGACTTTCTGGGGAAGAATGTCGCCGAGTATCTGCGGGCAAAATGGGTGGATCTGCCTGTCAAGTTCTTGAACCGTGGCAAACTGTAG
- a CDS encoding double-strand break repair protein mus-23 (meiotic recombination protein Mre11): MPDLGDAETIRILVATDNHVGYNERDPIRGDDSWKSFHEVMCLARERDVDMVLLAGDLFHENKPSRKSMYQVMRSIRMNCLGDKPCELELLSDASENFQGAFNHVNYEDLDINVAIPIFSIHGNHDDPSGEGHLAALDILQVSGLLNYYGRTPESDNIQVKPVLLQKGRTKLALYGMSNVRDERLFRTFRDGKVKFYQPSVQKEDWFNLICVHQNHHAYTETGYLPENFLPEFLDLVIWGHEHECLINPKLNPETKFHVMQPGSSVATSLVPGEAVTKQVSIVSITGRDFKCEPIPLKTVRPFVMKEIVLSEEKGAQKLARKENNRTEVTRFLMTIVEELIEQAKAEWLAMQEDVEEEEELEVPLPLVRLRVEISTPEGGSYDCENPQRFSNRFVGKVANVNDVVQFYRKKKNAANRKKDDDVDATAVSQLSTLDTVKVEQLVREFLSAQSLSILPQNSFGDAVAQFIDKDDKHAMEMFVNESLESQIKHLMALDRDNDVMDDEEEAQSSLQQAMNKYRDQMEDMFSRGIKKRSRGKKRFKPKPDGWDSEFDGVWEDQPGALIHSDNEGDPNEEDAAEDGTGPATTKATSTRGRGRGRGGRAVATTTTRKAAATAKTTSTAPKKTAPAKTTRGRKKAISDDEDEEDDVIMLDDDDEDEAPPAAQALSDVDEDDDSQSLFVKQPSTRSRKAAPSTASTQRRGRTAPSPAPSSNTIGGTATRRSATTRGKQTQMTLDFTGSQISARGSQTTSRSTRLGRKTRATSVLSEEIDDDSDAFESAPASRRR, from the exons ATGCCCGATCTTGGTG ATGCGGAAACAATCCGCATTCTCGTTGCAACCGACAACCATGTCGGGTACAACGAACGAGACCCCATCCGGGGTGATGACAGTTGGAAGAGTTTCCATGAGGTGATGTGCCTAGCCCGAGAGCGTGATGTCGACATGGTGCTCCTCGCAGGCGATCTCTTTCACGAGAACAAGCCTTCTCGAAAATCAATGTACCAAGTAATGCGCTCGATCAGGATGAACTGTCTGGGCGATAAGCCCTGTGAGCTGGAATTGCTCAGTGACGCCAGCGAAAACTTCCAAGGGGCGTTCAACCATGTGAATTACGAAGATCTTGACATCAATGTGGCTATTCCTATCTTCTCTATCCATGGCAACCATGATGATCCCTCCGGAGAGGGCCATTTGGCGGCGTTGGACATACTCCAGGTTTCCGGACTACTCAACTATTATGGACGGACGCCTGAGTCCGATAACATTCAGGTGAAACCGGTCCTACTTCAGAAGGGCCGGACCAAATTAGCATTGTACGGTATGAGTAACGTCCGAGATGAACGATTATTCCGTACATTCCGCGACGGAAAGGTCAAGTTCTACCAGCCTTCGGTTCAGAAAGAGGACTGGTTCAACTTGATATGTGTCCACCAGAATCACCACGCTTATACAGAGACTGGATACCTCCCTGAAAACTTTCTCCCGGAGTTTCTTGATCTCGTAATCTGGGGCCACGAACACGAGTGCTTGATCAATCCTAAATTGAATCCTGAAACCAAATTTCACGTCATGCAACCGGGGTCTTCTGTGGCGACATCACTCGTTCCCGGAGAGGCAGTAACAAAACAAGTGTCTATCGTCAGTATCACCGGGCGCGATTTCAAATGCGAGCCTATCCCACTGAAGACCGTGCGACCCTTTGTCATGAAAGAAATTGTCCTctcagaagagaagggggcTCAGAAGTTGGCtcggaaagaaaacaaccgCACTGAAGTCACCCGTTTTCTAATGACGATCGTTGAGGAGCTCATAGAACAAGCGAAGGCTGAATGGCTGGCAATGcaggaagatgtggaagaagaagaggagttAGAGGTGCCCTTGCCACTAGTGAGACTGCGTGTGGAGATCTCCACACCAGAGGGAGGTAGCTATGATTGCGAGAATCCTCAGCGGTTTTCCAATCGTTTTGTAGGCAAGGTCGCAAATGTGAACGATGTTGTACAATTCTAccggaagaaaaagaacgcAGCAAACCGCAAGAAAGATGATGACGTCGATGCAACCGCAGTCTCCCAACTCTCGACGCTGGACACGGTGAAGGTTGAACAATTGGTGCGCGAATTCCTCTCCGCCCAATCGTTGAGCATTCTTCCACAGAATTCATTCGGGGACGCTGTGGCCCAATTCATCGACAAAGACGACAAGCACGCCATGGAGATGTTCGTGAATGAATCTTTAGAAAGTCAAATTAAACACCTTATGGCCCTTGATCGTGACAATGATGTCAtggacgacgaagaagaggcgCAGAGCTCGCTGCAACAGGCCATGAATAAGTATCGAGATCAGATGGAAGACATGTTCTCTCGAGGCATCAAGAAGAGGTCACGAGGGAAGAAGCGATTCAAGCCTAAACCAGATGGCTGGGACAGTGAATTCGACGGCGTCTGGGAAGACCAACCCGGAGCGCTGATACATTCAGATAACGAGGGTGATcccaatgaagaagatgctgCAGAGGATGGCACAGGACCTGCCACTACGAAAGCAACGTCTACTCGTGGTCGGGGCCGAGGTCGTGGAGGAAGAGCAGTCGCTACTACAACTACTCGCAAAGCAGCCGCCACCGCGAAGACCACATCAACGGCACCCAAAAAAACGGCGCCCGCTAAAACGACTAGAGGACGGAAAAAAGCCATATcggacgatgaagatgaggaagatgatgtCATCATGCtggacgatgacgacgaagatgaagccCCTCCCGCAGCTCAAGCGCTCTCTGATGttgatgaggacgatgattCTCAATCTCTATTTGTTAAGCAACCATCGACCCGAAGCCGCAAAGCAGCGCCCTCGACGGCCAGCACCCAGCGTCGTGGACGGACCGCGCCATCCCCGGCGCCATCGTCGAATACTATAGGAGGAACCGCTACGCGTAGGTCTGCAACGACACGAGGCAAACAAACCCAGATGACGTTGGATTTTACCGGTTCCCAGATTAGTGCTCGCGGGAGCCAGACCACTTCGAGGTCGACGAGGCTGGGTCGGAAGACTCGAGCTACGAGTGTGCTGAGCGAGGAAATTGATGATGACAGCGATGCCTTCGAGTCTGCGCCAGCCTCCAGAAGGAGGTAG
- a CDS encoding fungal-specific transcription factor domain-containing protein, producing the protein MPLISVDRGPSPPLDSFSCQLLHHFDQNIATKLAWVDGPENPWRQIILPLSHASPIVRYSLLAMSSEDLTHKYTVDRPYFHHLKAQSLYYRDRVLSHLPQHLERLLKAPISLDCANEARFVLATVLLLYNLELLSAKTTQWRLHIQGARAIIQWKLQAIGLHRPPDVADNFLRYEYYFTAVFNGLTTFDATYDVIDDIPINDKIAVFGDFVRIMHCVTRAERINFSGSPNTETTRVEDVVGEIETARDRALQLNHIIRFQYPDARHDFEHLTHMYYHASLIYSHRVLSDPAPSQELIQASRDAILDHLSHLIDLAYFAHDLVWPLFVCGTECRGSPDKQDTIERALLGVIRLSGSLDRRRVLSFLRMFWQLDCGDREVSWIEVARSRPADCSFMII; encoded by the coding sequence ATGCCTCTGATATCAGTAGACCGTGGACCAAGTCCTCCACTTGATAGTTTTTCATGTCAATTGCTGCATCACTTCGACCAAAACATTGCAACGAAGCTCGCATGGGTAGACGGTCCAGAAAACCCATGGCGACAAATTATACTCCCCCTCTCCCATGCGTCGCCGATCGTTCGCTACTCCTTGCTGGCCATGTCGTCGGAAGACCTCACACATAAATATACAGTCGACCGGCCTTACTTTCATCACCTAAAAGCTCAGTCGCTCTATTACCGGGACAGAGTCTTGTCCCACTTACCACAACATCTAGAACGTCTCTTAAAGGCCCCCATTTCCTTAGATTGTGCGAATGAGGCCCGGTTCGTTCTGGCAACGGTTCTCCTTCTCTACAATCTAGAACTGCTCTCGGCAAAGACGACACAATGGCGACTACATATCCAAGGTGCTCGAGCGATCATACAATGGAAGCTTCAGGCTATTGGGCTCCACCGACCTCCCGACGTTGCTGATAACTTTCTCCGTTACGAATACTACTTCACCGCCGTCTTCAACGGCTTAACCACGTTCGATGCCACCTACGATGTTATTGACGATATCCCAATCAACGACAAGATTGCCGTCTTTGGTGACTTTGTCCGGATCATGCACTGTGTCACCCGCGCCGAGCGAATCAACTTCAGCGGCAGTCCAAATACCGAAACGACGCGGGTGGAAGATGTCGTGGGCGAAATTGAAACGGCGAGAGACCGAGCGCTCCAGCTGAATCACATCATCCGGTTCCAATATCCCGACGCGCGGCATGACTTCGAACACCTGACTCACATGTATTATCATGCGAGTTTGATCTACAGTCACCGCGTGCTCTCCGATCCCGCTCCGTCCCAGGAGCTCATTCAGGCTTCTCGAGATGCTATTCTCGATCATCTATCGCATCTCATCGACCTGGCATATTTCGCCCACGACCTGGTTTGGCCATTATTTGTGTGTGGGACGGAGTGCCGGGGTTCCCCGGATAAGCAGGATACCATCGAACGGGCACTTTTAGGGGTAATTCGTCTCAGCGGTAGTCTGGATCGGCGACGAGTCTTGTCATTTCTGAGGATGTTTTGGCAGCTGGACTGCGGAGATCGGGAGGTAAGTTGGATTGAAGTGGCCAGGAGTCGACCGGCAGACTGTAGTTTTATGATTATATGA
- a CDS encoding uncharacterized protein (expressed protein), whose protein sequence is MTGRNGEGLVGPVGSPQYKVSRGINFTDISTRQTTPPRKKRKTEADASDLKVVRQVSSTLFIKGFKLAQVEAVSLTNASGLISRTPLLDITGRVGVDENPEEGPDHIWRTLIADRDIEGQIPPT, encoded by the coding sequence ATGACCGGTAGGAATGGAGAAGGCCTCGTGGGCCCTGTTGGTTCTCCGCAGTATAAGGTTTCTAGGGGTATAAATTTCACAGATATTTCAACGAGACAGACCACTCCACCTCGAAAGAAGCGTAAGACGGAAGCCGATGCGTCTGACTTAAAAGTCGTTCGACAGGTATCCTCCACACTGTTTATCAAAGGCTTTAAATTAGCCCAAGTTGAGGCGGTATCGTTAACGAATGCGTCGGGGCTCATCTCACGAACCCCACTGCTGGATATTACTGGCAGGGTAGGTGTTGATGAAAACCCCGAAGAAGGGCCAGATCATATCTGGCGTACATTGATAGCAGATAGAGATATTGAGGGGCAGATTCCTCCTACATAG
- a CDS encoding amino acid/polyamine transporter I has product MDPPRLDKITADSNLEALGYTPELSRNRSTWQVVFMVFILASVPYGLSTTMLYSIAGGGSANMIWGWIVVSLIMLCVAASLAEVTSVYPTAGGVYYQTFALSPVKYRRVAAWICGWSFIAGNITITLAVNFATALFLIESLNVFTDATGVGITEDFQAYQTYLIFLGITLICHVIPAFGNKWLTHLETFAIFWTLVGVTAIIITILVVASNGRHTAKYVFTDFSPQSGWPDGWSFCIGLLQAAYALSATGMITSMCEEVRAPAIQVPKAIVGGLILNALAGLAFLIPIAFVLPDISYLANLASGQPVPPIFKAATGNSAGAFCLLIPLLILGIICGVGCVTAASRSVWAFARDGAIPGSKWFKKVEPRLDNIPLNAMLLGMIIELLLGLIYFGSTAAYNAFSGVGVMFLTLSYACPVAVSLILRKRRDIKNCSFNLGPLGLFCNIVCLAWTCLAIPLFSMPTFMAVTQETMNYASVVFVGFFIISAVWYWVWGYQNYAGPPTEEGMEGAHTD; this is encoded by the exons ATGGACCCGCCCAGGCTAGACAAGATTACGGCTGATTCCAACCTCGAAGCTCTTGGATATACGCCAGAGCTGTCTCGCAATCGATCAACATGGCAGGTCGTCTTCATGGTCTTCATCCTGGCGTCGGTGCCCTACGGTCTATCGACGACGATGTTATACTCGATTGCGGGTGGTGGCTCGGCCAATATGATCTGGGGTTGGATCGTGGTATCCCTGATCATGTTGTGTGTCGCCGCATCGCTCGCTGAGGTTACATCCGTCTATCCCACCGCCGGTGGTGTCTATTACCAAACCTTTGCCCTGTCCCCCGTTAAGTATCGCCGGGTTGCAGCCTGGATCTGTGGCTGGTCATTCATTGCCGgcaacatcaccatcaccttGGCCGTGAACTTCGCTACAGCCCTGTTTCTGATCGAGAGTCTCAATGTGTTTACCGACGCTACTGGAGTGGGTATCACAGAAGACTTCCAGGCCTATCAGACCTACTTGATCTTTCTAGGCATCACACTCATCTGCCATGTCATTCCTGCCTTTGGGAATAAGTGGTTAACACACCTGGAG ACTTTTGCCATCTTCTGGACCCTGGTAGGCGTTACTGCCATTATCATCACCATTCTGGTCGTCGCCAGTAACGGCAGACACACTGCAAAATATGTCTTCACCGATTTCTCTCCTCAATCCGGCTGGCCCGATGGCTGGTCCTTCTGTATCGGTTTACTCCAAGCTGCCTACGCGCTCTCGGCAACCGGCATGATCACCTC CATGTGTGAAGAAGTCCGCGCGCCAGCCATTCAAGTTCCCAAAGCAATCGTCGGAGGCCTCATCCTGAACGCCCTGGCCGGTCTTGCCTTTTTGATCCCCATCGCGTTTGTGCTCCCCGATATCTCCTACCTGGCGAATCTCGCATCCGGTCAACCCGTTCCGCCCATTTTCAAAGCCGCCACCGGCAACTCCGCCGGAGCCTTCTGCCTGCTCATCCCGTTGTTGATTCTCGGTATCATCTGTGGTGTAGGTTGTGTAACTGCGGCATCCCGAAGCGTCTGGGCCTTCGCCCGTGATGGAGCCATCCCCGGCTCCAAGTGGTTTAAGAAGGTCGAACCCCGTCTCGACAACATCCCCCTGAACGCGATGCTCCTCGGCATGATAATCGAACTCCTGCTCGGTCTTATCTACTTCGGCTCCACTGCCGCGTATAACGCCTTCTCCGGTGTCGGTGTCATGTTCTTAACCCTTAGTTACGCTTGCCCAGTTGCGGTCTCCCTTATTCTCCGAAAGCGACGGGATATCAAGAACTGCAGCTTCAACCTTGGACCACTCGGTCTGTTCTGTAACATCGTCTGTCTCG CATGGACCTGCCTCGCCAtccctctcttctccatgcCCACCTTCATGGCCGTTACGCAGGAAACCATGAACTACGCCTCGGTCGTCTTCGTTggtttcttcatcatctctgcCGTGTGGTACTGGGTATGGGGTTATCAGAACTACGCCGGTCCCCCGACCGAAGAGGGTATGGAGGGTGCCCATACTGACTAG
- a CDS encoding putative aldehyde dehydrogenase AldA (unnamed protein product), with translation MADLFTTIETPSAKYEQPLGLFINNEFVKAKSGRTFETINPTNEKPIVAVQEADENDVEDAVKAARAAFEGEWSKVTPSERGRLLVKLADLFERDSDILAAIEALDNGKAFTMAKGDVAAAAGCLRYYGGWADKIHGQTIDTNPESLTYTRHEPIGVCGQIIPWNFPLLMWSWKIGPAIAAGNVVVLKTAEQTPLSGLYAAKLIKEAGFPAGVVNILSGFGRVAGAAISSHMDIDKIAFTGSTLVGRMILQAAAKSNLKKVTLELGGKSPNIVFDDADIDNAISWSNFGIFFNHGQCCCAGSRILVQEGIHDKFVARFKERAAANKLGNPFTADTFQGPQVSQLQFDRIMEYINHGKQEGATVATGGERHGTEGYFIQPTVFTDVHSDMKIAKEEIFGPVVTIQKFKDEEEAIKIGNSSSYGLAAAVHTKNVNTAIRVSNSLRAGTVWINCYNMINYQAPFGGFKESGLGRELGSYALENYTQVKTVHYRLGDALFA, from the exons ATGGCTGACCTTTTCACCACCATCGAGACCCCCTCGGCCAAATACGAGCAGCCCTTGGGCCT GTTCATCAACAATGAGTTCGTCAAGGCTAAGAGTGGCCGCACTTTTGAGACCATCAACCCCACCAACGAGAAGCCGATTGTAGCCGTCCAGGAGGCGGACGAGAATGATGTCGAAGATGCCGTCAAGGCAGCACGCGCCGCCTTCGAGGGTGAGTGGAGCAAGGTCACTCCCTCCGAACGTGGCCGCCTCCTCGTCAAGCTGGCCGACCTCTTCGAGCGTGATAGCGACATCCTGGCTGCTATTGAAGCCCTTGACAACGGCAAGGCCTTCACCATGGCTAAGGGCGATgttgccgccgccgccggcTGCCTTCGCTACTACGGTGGCTGGGCCGATAAGATTCACGGCCAGACCATTGACACCAACCCTGAGTCTCTTACCTACACCCGCCACGAGCCCATTGGTGTCTGTGGTCAGATCATCCCCTGGAACTTCCCTCTTCTGATGTGGTCCTGGAAGATTGGACCTGCCATCGCTGCCGGTAACGTCGTTGTCCTCAAGACTGCTGAGCAGACCCCCCTGTCTGGTCTCTATGCCgccaagctcatcaaggAAGCTGGCTTCCCCGCTGGTGTGGTTAACATCCTCTCTGGCTTCGGCCGTGTCGCCGGTGCTGCTATCTCTAGCCACATGGATATCGACAAGATTGCCTTCACCGGTTCGACCCTGGTTGGTCGTATGATTCTCCAGGCCGCCGCCAAGAGCAACCTGAAGAAGGTCACTCTGGAGCTGGGTGGCAAGTCCCCTAACATTGTCTTCGACGACGCCGACATCGATAACGCTATCTCTTGGTCCAACTTCggtatcttcttcaaccacGGCCAGTGCTGCTGCGCCGGTTCCCGTATCCTGGTCCAGGAGGGCATCCACGACAAGTTCGTTGCCCGCTTCAAGGAGCGCGCCGCTGCCAACAAGCTCGGCAACCCCTTCACTGCCGACACCTTCCAGGGCCCTCAGGTCTCGCAGCTGCAGTTTGACCGCATCATGGAGTACATCAACCACGGTAAGCAGGAGGGTGCTACCGTTGCCACCGGTGGTGAGCGTCACGGAACCGAGGGTTACTTCATCCAGCCTACCGTCTTCACCGATGTCCACAGCGACATGAAGATCGCCAAGGAGGAGATCTTCGGCCCCGTCGTCACCATCCAGAAGttcaaggatgaggaggaggccaTCAAGATTGGTAACAGCTCCTCGTACGGTCTTGCCGCCGCCGTCCACACCAAGAACGTTAACACTGCCATCCGCGTCTCCAACTCTCTCCGGGCTGGAACCGTCTGGATCAACTGCTACAACATGATCAACTACCAGGCTCCCTTCGGTGGCTTCAAGGAGTCGGGTCTTGGCCGTGAACTGGGCTCCTACGCCCTTGAGAACTACACCCAGGTCAAGACTGTGCACTACCGCCTGGGCGACGCTCTCTTTGCTTAA